The proteins below are encoded in one region of Brienomyrus brachyistius isolate T26 unplaced genomic scaffold, BBRACH_0.4 scaffold36, whole genome shotgun sequence:
- the LOC125721993 gene encoding otolith matrix protein OMM-64-like, which translates to MAQRERIERAERWTNTQHWEAWNLWDEVINWGEGVEEFSPVTLPTVQAGGVKGGLGGSTDLGKGGESVGKDGLLASTSISSQSLQSNYGLSSEDWEIYKTCYLNKKKKVRKDRTSRGEGEVRGQSSEEYVEVPEWGTFEGKASRVVMEGTEAGVSMMDMLNGGEENVCEVGVNVEEVKGGGGKSTGNAVEYVVSQVGRTWLEPIQEEDLEEDEERDEELQEAEDTDAATVDSWQCMAAYVARIWLQTLQEDGPEENEEADVVFQQAEDADATTLVRFQCMVASEDRSQLLTIPEEGPEEEDETEVMKTDKTKEDADAAEKIYSEEEVSFHVNAEDLSEDDTEKSHKKKKKMKWCFFCCPLPFRRSSKRQ; encoded by the exons atggcgcagag agagcgaattgagagagctgaacgatggaccaacacccaacactgggaagcctggaacctgtgggatgaagtgatcaactggggagaaggtgtggaggagttctcaccagtgacactccccactgtccaggctgggggggttaaggggggattgggggggtctactgatttgggtaagggaggggagagtgtgggaaaggatggactgctagccagcactagtatttcatctcaaagtcttcagagtaattacggcctttcatctgaagactgggaaatttataaaacttgctaccttaacaaaaaaaagaaagtcaggaaggaccggacaagccggggggagggtgaggtaagggggcagagtagtgaggaatatgtggaggtaccagagtggggaacatttgaggggaaggcctccagggttgtgatggaggggacagaggctggtgttagtatgatggatatgctaaatggaggtgaggagaatgtatgtgaggtgggagtgaatgtggaggaggttaagggaggaggagggaaaagtacagggaatgctgtggaatatgtggtgtcacaagtaggcagaacttggctagaacccatccaggaggaagaccttgaggaagatgaagaaagagatgaggagcttcaggaagcagaagacactgatgctgccacagtggacagttggcagtgcatggcggcatatgtagccagaatatggctgcagactttacaggaagatggacctgaggaaaatgaagaagctgatgtggtattccagcaggcagaagatgctgatgctaccacactggtcaggtttcagtgtatggtggcatctgaagacagatcacagctactgactataccagaagaaggacctgaggaagaggacgagactgaagtgatgaagacagataaaacaaaagaagatgctgatgctgccgagaagatctacagtgaagaagaagtatcattccatgtgaatgccgaagatctttctgaagatgatactgagaagagccacaagaagaagaagaagatgaagtggtgcttcttctgctgtcccctgcctttcagaagaagtagcaagaggcagtaa